TCTGTAGGGGAATAAAAAGGAAAGAATAAATGTGTTTCACCCACTGGGGGAGATATATCAACCGGAAAAAGGAACTTGACATGCAATCAGCTAATGGACGCGTCTCATGTAGGGAGGGAATGCATCACGTATTCACACTGGCTCGATGCAATCATACCATCTTACAACAATGGgaaaattaaactaaagtaaagGGAACATAGAGCAAACACAAAGTCAGTGCTGAATCGtttcatttctgcacaaataTTGAAGCTTAAAGAGGAAAAAAGGCCACAAAGTTGCAACAATAGAGACTATTGGCATCTTCCATGTGCTGACTAACTTGtataatatattgtatattattatactttaaaaataattgttgaaAATGTATATTGTAATAAAAAGGTGTGAATCCTTCTTGTGTTTACAGCAAAAATATCTcaaacaataaacaacaacactgacaaCAATTTCCTATTTCTAGCCAGAATACAAATGTACCTAAAGACATCTGTGGGCCTCAGAAGGCAACACAACAATCCCATCTTTTCACATTCGGTCTTATTATTAATCACATTATTACTAGGTTAGACAAACTAGTTCACTACTGGATGTTATCTGTCACGGTTTATGTTAAACCTTGCAACAGTAATCAAAGAAAATGAAACTACTGCTTTCTTTGAAACTTCTGATACTGAGACAAAAATGTCCTTTTCAAAGTGCTCAGTATGAAATTCAGTATAAAAACAATCCAACTAGTTGTTAATGTGCTCAACTTCCGCACAATAAATGTACGAAAACAgtaataaaaaaaggtaaaaaagaaaGCAGCTCTAAGGTAAACAGTCATcataattaaatgaattaattcCTTCTCTCTTTGCTTGCTCTGAAAACAAACAGCGGTAGTCGAAATGTAGGACAGAGGAGTCCAAAAGGGAAGCTTCCCGGGTGGCCATTGCTACTTGACTGGCAAACTCTGCCAAGTTTTTCTTTCCAGAGTCAGCTGAGGATACAGAAGCTGCATAGGACTGACTAATGATCTGTGACTATCAGACAGATATCTGTATAATAAACATGTCCAATATTACAGAAGCCTCCAGTATCCTTATACTATGCAGTTATGTCCAGTCTAAATTTCTATAAGGCTTAAATTCAATTGCAGCAACTGAAAGCGTGACTAACTCTACCATCACAGAAGGTTTCCTGTCCAGCATTAGCTTTTGAATTACTCCGCTGGCATTCTGGACATAAACATGTGCCCACAAGGAAATGGGTTCAATCATAAGCCACGATCTCGCTACAGAGCGTAAAAGCGGGTTCTCAGCCTGCACCAGAAATTAGGTTTGAGAATGCAACATTTTAAAGTAAGTAATGACACTACAGTATACCTGATATTTAACTGAGATTCTGATTTACATTATCTAGCATCACAAATTCATGTTGTGGCAAGTCTCATGcagattaaacctgcagtaggcagtatatatttttggcatcattgggcaaaaattccataataacctttcagcatattgtaattcaagtgttctgagagataactagacttctgctcctcctcatggctctgttttcaggctttagaacatccagcccgtgacgggagactttgaccaatcacaggtcattagagagagagagcgttcctattggctgtgctccggtcatgtgaccggtacttggcattccttcaagccatctcaacctgatctcaacatggctgccgcgtcacaaactttctaattttacagttaaacagtacactacaagatgattctgagaacatctgaggagagaaataaacattacagtaacagaatattgattcatatttgatcagcgctgcctagtttcaccgtttggtcggagttctgagtgattgacagccggctctcatagacagaagatggacagcagacctcagaacagctcttactgcttgttttcctccggtctgtttcatgtactactgtcacgaaaTAACGAccattttatagaaataactttttttaatcagatttgctccatCTGGTCTACTGATGCTTTAAGCACAACTGTGTAAAAGTAATCAGTGGTTGGAAAATGAAGACACATAATGCCAATGAAGTAATATAGTGTCTGTTAGGCTGTGCATTACATGTTTGATGGTTCTTCAGCCTGTATAGATATTTGGTTTAAaagggaaacaaaataaatggtgATTATTTTGAGATCTTTATCCAGGCAAGTTAAAACACATCCTTAATGACAACAAGAGCAACCAGTCATGCTTAAGGGTgtctacatttttgttttagttcATTAGCATTTGATTAGCTATGGATGGAAGTGATTTGTGAATTCAGATATACCATTAACATCCTACTGACAAGAAATACACATTAACTTTGGCTCACCCTTGATTGAGGTCATTCTCTGTATTGTCCAACCACAAGCGAACTGCCACTGCATTGCCTTCCCGGCACTGCGTGAAGATATCATCCATTTTGGCTGGTGTATTCTCCTTCTCTTAAGGTGCACCTGTGGGAGTCGATGCACAACTGAACtgggagagatgagagaggtGACCCGAGGGGTTCAGCAGGGTCCTGGCCAGCATCAGTCCCTCATCTGGGATAATGAGGGACACAACCAGAGGAGCTCAACAGCACTCCAGCAACCCTAAAAATGGGGGACATAAAAAGGGAATTTGTTCTGTTAACATATTTCTCAATCAGTTTGATCTCTATTCCAGACATTAAACCCTCATATGATCCTGTAGTACAAACCTAAAAAGAAGAAAGCCAAGCAACCTAGTGTTGAGTAATCATATCCGCCTCTAATACTGGGTGGGTGTGCAGTTCATGGAATTGTGACTCACAACACTTGGTTGTGACTAGCACCCTGTACACCAGGAAAGAGAAATATAACTTTATCCAGTTTCTAAATTCTTTTCTCTCTTAATATTTGAATTAGCGCTgacatgattattttattaatcagttagttgattgacagaaaatgtatctgcaactattttgataaccgaTCAGTTGTTTAAGACATTTAgcaaacaaaaatgtcaaacatggtttcaactggttccagcttctcaagtCTGGGGATGTactgcttttctctgtcttaTGTCAAACTATACTGAAAATATTAGACCACTGGTCAGACCATACAAGCTTTCTTCAATTCTGATctatttaataaacacaatggatATAGGGAGAGGCTGTAGTGTCAATGGCCAGCATGACTCATATTTCACACAGCCTGAACTATGATGAactattatttgttgtataaataaaaaacataattgtaAGACATTACTGAAGACAGCACATTGTGACAGGGTTAACAAAGGTGGTATGACACTAGCAAAGGAAGTTTTAATTCTATTCACAATCACTATTTGAATGAAGAAAACATTTCAAACTTAATGTTTGAATAAGTCAAGCACTCAACTTAATACAACGTATGGTACATGATAACACAACTATACTGCAGCGCAATTTAACATGCCTTTAATCCTTTGAGGTTGACTTTGTGATTTAGAGTGATTTGTTCATTGTAACACAAACATAGCAGCAACCCGGTGTCACACCGATGAGCTCCCCGTTATCAGCCCACTGCCTGTACAACAGAGATCAGTCCACTGCTTGTACAACAGAGATCAGTCCACTGCCTGTACAACAGAGATCAGTCCACTGCCTGTACAACAGAGATCAGTCCACTGCTTGTACAACAGAGATCAGTCCACTGCCTGTACAACAGAGATCAGTCCACTGCTTGTACAACAGAGATCAGTCCACTGCTTGTACAACAGAGATCAGTCCACTGCTTGTACAACAGAGATCAGTCCACTGCCTGTACAACAGAGATCAGTCCACTGCTTGTACAACAGAGATCAGTCCACTGCTTGTACAACAGAGATCAGTCCACTGCCTGTACAACAGAGATCAGTCCACTGCCTGTACAACAGAGATCAGCCCAATGCCTGTACAACAGAGTTCAGTCCACTGCCTTTACAACAGAGATCAGCCCATTGTCTGTACAACAGAGATCAGCCCACTGTCTGTACAACAGAGATCAGCCCACTGTCTGTACAACAGAGATCAGCCCACTGCCTGTACAACAGAGATCAGCCCACTGCCTGTACAACAGAGATCAGCCCACTGTCTGTACAACAGAGATCAGCCCACTGTCTGTACAACAGAGATCAGCCCACTGTCTGTACAACAGAGATCAGCCCACTGCCTGTACAACAGAGATCAGCCCACTGCCTGTACAACAGAGATCAGCCCACTGCCTGTACAACAGAGATCAGTCCACTGCCTGTACAACAGAGATCAGCCCACTGCCTGTACAACAGAGATCAGTCTGATCTGCTAGCTACAGTAACACAGAGTTAGAGCTCATTGAAGTTAGCTGGTTCATTCTCCCTGCAGCTCGTGTCAGGACCACCGTGtgctttcattttttcattctttcattctttcatcCCACTGGATCAAACTAAAGGGACTGCGGTTAGCTTAGCTCCTCACACTAGCTACTGTAGCATCCTCTGGTTGACACAATGAGATCCAGGCTAACAAGCTAACCAGCTCTCCTGTCTCCGCGGACTGtctgtctccgtgtctctcATTAGAGGCTGACTGGACTGAGACTGAGATGAACACTAAACAACACCAGTCCAACCCGGTATGAGCTTTACCTCCAGGGAGATCAACTCACCAGCTGTATTGGCCTGTAGCGGTGTGATGCGGCTCGGTGGAGGTTGTTAGCAGCGTTCTGTTGCCTCTAGTACActgaatgctgtgtgtgtgtgtgtgtgtgtgtctgtgtggatgTCCACACCCTCACCATGACCCTCACGGCCGCCGTAGCGCCATACGGACGTGCTAACGTtcagtggaggaggagagcgcCCCGCCCCCTACAGGCGGTACAGAGAACTGCAGGAGGTCAACTATTCACTGCCTCAGGTCATAGGATTTAAAACGACTCGAAACAACTCCCAGCCAGGTTACAGTTATGTGAAGTGGTGAAAGAAgatatttacttaagtaaaagcaccaataccacagtgtagaatcAATCTGTCATAAGTCAAATATCTCTATCCCAAATTGTACTTTactcatttcaaaataatgtgtaTATTCCATTATTGATGAATTAATATGTGCATTACTTTACtgctgcagctggtaaaggtgcagattattttctactATATACTGCCGAGTAGTTTGTGAATCCCTCCTGGTGATcaatattattaatctgaatctacAAAGTAAACAATAACTAAAGGtagcaaataaatgtagtggagtaaaaggcACATGTTCTCCCTCTGAATTGTAGCGGAGTAGAAATACATGTAGCATAAAATGGTaatagtaaagtaaagtaaaatacctcaaaattgttcttaagtaggctacaatacTTGACTGGTTATGTGCATGTCCTAAAGGGAAAATACTccccaaaacaaaacataattatattgtattatgatATTATGTTCTATGATGTGATATGATCATTTTGAATTGTAAAGTGAATATGTAGgctacaaacataaaaaaaatggccTCCCTACAGGCTGGAAATCAGTTGGTTTCAAGTTTAGgttttatttgtcattcaaactataataaaaaaaacacagctgaaaTGAAATATTGCTTCTTCAATATCAAGGTTTGAAACTGGAAAAATGATAGAGAAACCATAAAAACATTACACATATTCCTCGTACTGTAAAACAGTTGCACAATTGCAATTGCTCTTAGTCAATGTTTTGCAGATTTCATCCTCCTTTTTACTGTACAgctgttttagttttaaaacatatattttgcATATCTTTTATTGTAAATTTATATTTCAAAGTCATGATTCTTGACTTTTTCatcacttctttttttcttttattgtgacTGTTAAGCACTAAAATACCAAGACAAAGTCCTTGTATGTGTACACCTACTTTTCAATAAACctgtttctgattctgattctgaaaagctgaaaaacaaataacatgTAATTGTGTGAGTTTATGAAACTCATTGTGCAGTAGAATATCTAGGCATGTTTATATAGTGTCTAAatagtatagagtataaagaTAAAACAAGATGTATATTGTGTAGACATACTTGTAAGTATAAAGCAGTAATAAACCTGTgaggtttatgtgtgtgtgttaatggtaGGCCTATGTTGGTTTTGATTGGGTTATTACATCTAGTTGTATTTAATGCTGGACTTAAAGCCATAAATATGAGAACAGTTCTAATATCCCGCATTTATAATACATCAAATAAAACCacagttgtgttttgttttttatccagAAACTTGTTTTTCAGAGTGGGGGAGTTTAGTAGCCTAACAATAATTCTGCTATTGGAATTATTCCGATATATCATTGGTTTTGTTGATGGTTGTATTTagtaatttattatttactttttttgttattattattattattattggtacaAATGGTTTCATATTGTTCACATCCCATAAATCTGTGGTGGACAGTGGACGATTTCATCCACTAGGAGGCAGTAATGCAACTGTCGGAAAACccctagaagaagaagaagaagaaatatgtGACGGGATGTCTACGTCATCTACATGCGCCTGTAGTTCTGTTTGGCTTCCTTCACGCACATGAGTCAAACCAACGTGGCTTTTGCTTTTGACAAGACATCTCTGCAGCTATTCCATGTAGTTACATGTTgattaaagaaaacatctttataCAAACGCCGTCATCAACGAAACCAGCTACTGGACGAGAAACCAGCTACTGGACGAGTCAAATCACTGGTTTAGTTCTGCCTCAGAGACACAAACTGGTGAGTTAGTGAATGAGCAGAACTAGAGCTGTGAGAGAGAAGAAGTGACACTCACAGCTCTGTTCTCATCTCCAGCACGGTTttacatgtgtgtgcgtgtgtttcttCCAATCCTCCAGGAAACATGTTCAATGAGGAGGAAGACTGGAGTGACGAACAAGACACTCAAGTCCTGAACCAACCTGTCCTCTCAGACAGCCAGAAGAAGAACAGCAGCACTAATGTCAAGGTAAATGTCCATTCAGCTTACTGACCTGCTGCCTGCAAGTTGTATTCAAATAGGGGCTAACCAGTATTCCCATAGCATCTATAATGATATATGGTTGTATTTAGTATTCAGAGTTGTGCAAGGCAGAAGGTAATGCAACCACTAAAAAGGACAGCTGTTCTGGGAGACTGTCAAGCAGGGACACATGTCACATGCAGTTATATAGGATAAgaacaaaatcaaaataaatgaacaaaatacaaacaaacatacagtacagattgattgattgattgaattatTTGAGTGTCCTGCACCATTTGGTGCCCAGTCCATATGGGTTTACAAGACactggacaacaacaacaacaacctagATGGCCACATGACCAGTCATACCATACGGTTCCACTCtttcaaagaaagaaagagaggagaaaatgtcAGTACATTCAAATTCCCTAACTAAAAGGTCTTATTATGATGGATACAGTGTTCTTTGTCTAGTtcccatgtactgtatgtactgcaaGTATTACATGCAGTAGAAGTGTGGACATgtacacacaataacacatctTAACATGTTGTTACTTTCCCGagcaaatacataaaaaaatgagaTTTTCCACAGTTCCACAGAAAGCGTGATACTGTCTCAATGTTGTACAGTCTTCAATATTAGACTGCACATTTCAGTTAAAGTTTAATGATTTGATCTGAATCTATCCTCTAATCAGTCCAAGGTGGTTGGAAAGAAGAGTCTGCTGCGGACCCTGCAAGCACTGGGCTCAGTACCAGAGTGGAAGAACGACGACCATCAGCAGGACAGTGACAGTGAGGCAGAAGTGGTCCCATCACACagtaagaaaaagaagaaaagaaggaaaaggCAAAAGCAAGCGGAGACAACAGGAGAGCAGCAAGAGAATGGAGACTTTGATCAGACTGTTAACAATGAGAAACCTGAaacaaaaaagaggaagaaagacaaCACATCTGGTGAGTAATTAACTGGTTAAAAAGGCTTTTTTGTTAATAAGTATTTAATTGATTCAGAAACAGAACAATGTTGATGTTCACATTATTTAACcacattatttttaatatcaaAATGCTTTCTTACTTGTTTAAGGGGCCCTGAAGGTAAAAAACCCATCTGTGGGCGAGACTAAGGATGAAGAAATGACCAAATCTGCAGAAGTGAACATAAACGagccagaggacacagagagacggagcagacaacagtggaaaaacaaaatgaagaaCAAGAggaattgtaaaaataaatacagccaGAAAAAGCCTGAGGAGGAAGTCAATAAAGCACAATCTGCAGAGCAACGTAAGCCAAAGGAAGAAGTCAAAACAGATCCAtatagcagcaacaacaacaacaacagtcagaCACAAGccaagaaaaaggaaaagcaaTGTAAACcacagaaaaggaaaaagacTGAAGAGGACACTGACATATCCGGCACAACAGAATCACAGATGCTGAGAGACCAAAAGAAACAAATTGGTGACAAAGTTGAAAAAGGTACAACTGAATCTTGTGCTGACGGATCAAAACAGAAAGCAGATGCACCTGAAGTGGAGATCACAGATGATCAGCACCAGTCAGCCATGAAAAGACTGAAACCTGAACTGAGCAGAGAACAGATTCTGAAAAGAGAGAGGCTACGGAAAATGCTCACCAGACAGGAACCGGTCCAACAGGAGAGTCCTGCAGAGACAAAAGAGGAGCCGGCGGTCCCAGAAGAAGAGGTGAAACAGGACCGCTCGGCCTCTCTGAGGTCCCGCATGGAGCAGCGCCTGGAGTCGGCTCGTTTCCGCTACATTAATGAGGTTTTGTACAGCACGTCTAGCAGCGAGGCGAAACGCATGTTCAAACAGGACCCACAGGCCTTCGGGATCTACCACAGAGGATACACGACGCAGGTCCAGAGATGGCCCTCCAATCCAGTGGACGCCATCATCTCTTACATTCGACAGAAGTGAGATATTCTAATCAATATCATATTTTGCCTGTAATTCAACATTTCAGATTTCAGTTCATAAAATCAAACTAAGTTTTCTAATCTGGACATGGAAGTTCATTGTTGACCATTGACAACAGTGTGTAGGCCCATAGTAAAATAATCTATGTTCACAAGTCCTTTTACTAGCTTTTTGGAGCTTTCAACCGCATCTCAAGGTCTTCTTCAGCAACTGGAGCTGGCTCAGGTGTCCTCACATGACCTAAGAGGAAGAACTTGGGTCACGTTATAACAAGTATAACCCCTACACAACAAATTGACATGGAAGTCTCACACTTCTGTTACGTGGGGACACTTAAGCCAGCGCCAGTCTCTGAAGAAGACCATAGGATGCGTTTTGAAGGTAAAGAGAGATAGTAAGTGGACCTATGAGCATAGATAGTAATAGTGATTTTACTACTTCAGTTCATAGTtcagaaaaaaatctgttaGGTTGCTCAACTCCATTGAGGTTCGTTAGACaaccaaacacacaacaacatgaCAAGGATTTGAAATCACAAGATTCACAGTTCAGTTGAATGTGTGATGATGGAGTCATGAGCAAATGCAGTACGTTGTCATCACAGACAAAATAAGTTGCAGCTACAGTAtctcagaaaaagaaaatcaatactTTACAAAGACATTTCAGCTCAACATCTGCACCAATCAACACATCTGTAACAGAACGTGTGCTGATCCATTTGATTCACCGATAGAGATCCTTCCATTGATCAATACAGCATTGTTCTAGACATACTTCTTTAGTGTCAGCCTTCTCTCAAGACATTAACATGACCACCTTCACACCGTCAAAGGAGTAAATAGAATGAAATATCCTTCACTTTTCTTCTTGGGGGTCCAAAACTCCCATTATCTGCATCATTTAGCTGCTGTAAATACCTTCCATTACTCTGCTAAAGACTTGGTGTCAGCGAAGAGTAATGCAGAAGATAATGCTGCACTGTGGGTGTTGAATTGATGCGTCATTTGGCTGCTGTGAGAAGGcggccttgttgatgtcagcaGTTTGGGAGAACATCAACAGTTTTGGCTGTTTGTGGTCATATCAACTTTAAATCTGCAAAACTTAGATTTCATTTAAAGGCGAGCTGCTCCTTGCAGTTTAATATCCTAACTGTAAACACATCAATTCTGTCATTTCTTTCAGACCTCCGTCTCTGGTGGTTGCAGACTTTGGTTGTGGTGACTGTAAAATAGCGCTCAGCGTGAAGAACAAAGTGCACAGCTTCGACTTGGCAGCTGCCTGTGATCTTGTCACAGTCTGCGACATGGCCAACGtgagtgtgttgtttttttgctccaTGCCAATTCACTTACAGTCTGAGTGATTGTTAGAAAATCCAACTCATTGTCTCTGTGCAGGTTCCGCTTTGTGACGGCTCTGTGGATATCGCCGTGTTCTGCCTCTCTCTCATGGGAACCAACCTGGCAGATTTTCTAGTAGAGGCCAACCGTGTCTTAAAGAGGGGGTAAAATATATCACATTGATTCTGTACAGGCACAGCTGTTCTATGTTAATGTATGCTATATGTCTGTATAACTGTTTTGTACAATTATGGCAGGGGTGTCCTTAAAATAGCAGAAGTGGCGAGCAGGTTCGAGAATGTGCGGAACTTCGGCACTGCGCTGGCAAGTTTGGGATTCAAGATGGTGTCCAAGGTGAGGCAACAAACAAGATAAACACTATCTTTTTAATATTAACCAAGTTGGCAGCACATGTCACAGCTGTTTTAAAAGGAAATGGTGAGCTCATACTCCAATTATGAGAACCCCAATGAAGCAAATGGTCAGTCTCGCGTGTAAGCTGTGGAACTCCCTCCCAAAAGTCATCAGAGACCGCCatattccagtcccgcctcaaaacccatcttttctcctctaCTTACTTgtagcccccccccccaacataGAATATTTATCACCACAGGTATCATAAGTTCTCTTTCCTTTTAAGAAGTCAGTTTGCTCAAAGAGGGAGGAAGTAGCTGGCAGCTGCATCTTTCATCATTTGTAGCGTGAGGCTGTGGGCAGTAAACCTCAGGTTGAAAACAATGGAAACAAACTACAAACCGACTTGATTAAATGTATTGAAGGTagatgaacattttgaacagctcAATCTGAATCTGAGTTTAACCACATGATGAGTAGAACTCACTGTTAGCATGTATAAttagcccgttctcattccaaaGGCATCAAATACCAATGCTTTGTCACGTCTGTCGGCGTTCGATACGGCCGCCTTTGGCggcggtatgagacgcaccaggctttccagtAACTACAATGTTCACAGCACATGTtggtttgtgtcccgtgtgcaCCACGTCAAGTCACACTTGCTCTGTAaaccatgttggtttttcctaaacctaactctaGTGGTTTAGTTTAGTTCACAACATTAATCATGTGTTTACTG
The Sebastes fasciatus isolate fSebFas1 chromosome 7, fSebFas1.pri, whole genome shotgun sequence genome window above contains:
- the rrp8 gene encoding uncharacterized protein rrp8, which translates into the protein MFNEEEDWSDEQDTQVLNQPVLSDSQKKNSSTNVKSKVVGKKSLLRTLQALGSVPEWKNDDHQQDSDSEAEVVPSHSKKKKKRRKRQKQAETTGEQQENGDFDQTVNNEKPETKKRKKDNTSGALKVKNPSVGETKDEEMTKSAEVNINEPEDTERRSRQQWKNKMKNKRNCKNKYSQKKPEEEVNKAQSAEQRKPKEEVKTDPYSSNNNNNSQTQAKKKEKQCKPQKRKKTEEDTDISGTTESQMLRDQKKQIGDKVEKGTTESCADGSKQKADAPEVEITDDQHQSAMKRLKPELSREQILKRERLRKMLTRQEPVQQESPAETKEEPAVPEEEVKQDRSASLRSRMEQRLESARFRYINEVLYSTSSSEAKRMFKQDPQAFGIYHRGYTTQVQRWPSNPVDAIISYIRQKPPSLVVADFGCGDCKIALSVKNKVHSFDLAAACDLVTVCDMANVPLCDGSVDIAVFCLSLMGTNLADFLVEANRVLKRGGVLKIAEVASRFENVRNFGTALASLGFKMVSKDTENTHFYSFELLKTGEAPENIKKFGLQLRPCVYKKR